The following proteins are co-located in the Flectobacillus major DSM 103 genome:
- a CDS encoding DUF5977 domain-containing protein encodes MVDSLLTEIGGRPIAFIPMEFSRNRLFHTIDAANPDLTSRANLSYSLEIQVPTFPQSLVFEPLHRSVGKEPPVTVFGNTNSFAGATFEYNRRNGKLDGLLSYQKPNWQQQKITSVFTQTTPFKLRELVAGGIPMVNTDTTLTRFCIKAGLNDEDFAMWGDTFWSKYQFEQRRFLTWQPNNKLIGREQEEYLSFLMNFSPKPSKVCLRIQSYKPTGTNTFTAKELEVVTQNSVVLCPVGCKALGLDNDVYQYDVWLSDEQNRRFTEVRTFQIDSRYRANERCILFSNSLGGFDTIRLIGKATETLKVSQTYAQRNKSVQGVDWMEMVVVNTEGQRELVISTGWFERGAKDYLKYLDELMLSEQVYLITDKGHLPLRKNTNGLVDVEDNTDLISRSFSFTFDRTVQNFSDAPSIGAVPPRPTTWEGVDFTHILDSFGKRTGRMRPTRIRKVYADDKSLYKPLTIKPNIESDPDYIPYLVNPSIVPGSSPYLNTSIVRQGTLLRNNCGNGKTGGYATITIPAGRYGSEVLGGSQQLAELEYTMLDTQEYANTFGECIINPYDYAYNVPANYAHFRQSGFGQNDGVSKDNQNGVGKGNMWFLQEQTGQTDVYAVGSWSINLPTNYLTGFDWRIILYGTSFGLKVYVNGILIYNVAQVPTVDNCADIRIPHNQIPSGAKVYLVKI; translated from the coding sequence ATGGTAGATTCATTATTGACAGAAATTGGAGGGCGACCGATTGCCTTTATTCCGATGGAGTTTAGCAGAAATAGGCTGTTTCATACCATTGATGCGGCTAATCCTGATTTGACTTCACGAGCCAACCTTTCATATAGCTTAGAAATACAAGTACCGACTTTTCCGCAATCTCTGGTATTTGAACCACTACACCGAAGCGTAGGAAAAGAGCCACCCGTAACGGTATTTGGAAATACCAATTCCTTTGCTGGAGCAACGTTTGAATACAACCGCCGAAACGGTAAACTTGACGGCTTGCTGAGCTATCAGAAACCCAACTGGCAACAGCAAAAAATTACTTCGGTATTTACACAAACTACGCCTTTTAAGCTCAGGGAGCTAGTCGCTGGAGGTATTCCAATGGTAAATACTGATACCACCCTAACCAGATTCTGTATTAAAGCCGGATTGAACGATGAAGATTTTGCGATGTGGGGTGATACCTTTTGGAGTAAGTACCAGTTTGAGCAACGTCGGTTTTTGACATGGCAGCCCAATAACAAATTGATTGGCCGTGAGCAAGAGGAATACCTTTCGTTTTTGATGAACTTTTCGCCAAAGCCTTCCAAAGTATGCCTCAGAATTCAGAGCTATAAGCCTACGGGTACAAATACTTTTACGGCCAAAGAATTGGAGGTAGTTACTCAAAATTCGGTGGTGTTGTGTCCAGTAGGATGCAAAGCTTTGGGTTTAGACAACGACGTTTATCAATATGATGTTTGGTTGTCGGACGAGCAGAACCGACGATTTACGGAGGTTCGTACGTTTCAAATCGATAGCCGTTACCGAGCCAACGAGCGTTGTATATTGTTTTCTAACTCGTTGGGCGGTTTTGATACTATCAGATTGATAGGCAAAGCCACCGAAACACTGAAGGTATCACAAACCTACGCTCAGCGTAATAAATCCGTACAAGGGGTAGACTGGATGGAAATGGTGGTGGTTAATACAGAAGGTCAGCGTGAGTTAGTTATTTCAACAGGCTGGTTTGAGCGAGGTGCAAAAGACTATTTGAAGTATCTTGATGAGCTGATGTTGTCGGAGCAGGTGTATTTGATAACAGACAAGGGGCATTTGCCACTTAGAAAAAATACAAATGGCTTGGTGGATGTAGAAGACAATACCGACCTGATTTCGAGAAGTTTTAGTTTTACTTTTGACCGAACCGTCCAGAACTTTAGTGATGCACCATCGATAGGAGCAGTGCCACCACGGCCTACTACATGGGAGGGGGTAGATTTTACACATATACTTGATTCGTTTGGCAAACGTACAGGACGGATGAGGCCAACCCGAATCCGAAAAGTATATGCCGATGATAAAAGCCTATACAAGCCGCTGACTATTAAACCCAATATAGAAAGCGACCCCGATTATATTCCGTACTTGGTCAATCCAAGTATAGTACCAGGGTCGAGTCCATACCTCAATACGTCGATTGTTCGTCAAGGTACTTTGTTGCGTAACAATTGTGGCAATGGTAAAACAGGTGGTTATGCCACAATTACAATACCAGCAGGGCGTTATGGCTCGGAAGTATTAGGAGGGTCACAGCAGCTTGCTGAGCTAGAATATACTATGCTCGATACACAAGAATATGCCAACACCTTTGGCGAGTGTATCATCAATCCTTATGATTATGCCTATAATGTACCTGCCAATTATGCCCATTTTAGGCAAAGCGGCTTTGGCCAAAATGATGGTGTGTCGAAGGATAATCAAAACGGTGTGGGTAAGGGCAATATGTGGTTTTTGCAAGAACAAACAGGCCAAACCGACGTGTATGCTGTAGGGTCTTGGAGTATTAATTTACCAACTAATTATCTTACGGGTTTTGATTGGCGTATTATTTTGTACGGAACGAGTTTTGGACTAAAGGTATATGTAAACGGTATTTTGATTTATAACGTGGCACAAGTACCTACAGTAGACAATTGTGCTGATATTAGAATTCCTCATAATCAAATCCCTTCAGGGGCAAAGGTATATTTAGTGAAAATATGA
- a CDS encoding DUF6712 family protein has translation MLINETVLKAELGGIQASLNWKTIEPFAKMANRNFRKQIGVELYNELIKPNTDLTELKEIAVGVVAWQSYDLAFPHLKMKVGDLGLMKSSPQNTVAITKWEYVDSREANLQVVDKLLEDFFELLEMEAPEVWKSSEAYKTRNRLFVRSASELGKKLTLVGRNSRFFDVLTTYIERAENNYIKPLLTKEVFRDLKQKWQEAATLTAQERELIQGIQWALAYLAMYEAYPYLPLIVDMNGMREARYKDGTREEEAADSKTKNVQRQALWNDGQKFLGDIREFLDAESSPTVFAAYYQKNQTNNLSEELDFSGKPHVIL, from the coding sequence ATGTTGATTAATGAAACCGTATTGAAAGCTGAGCTTGGAGGTATTCAAGCAAGCTTAAATTGGAAAACAATAGAACCCTTTGCGAAAATGGCTAATCGTAATTTTCGTAAACAAATAGGCGTAGAGCTGTACAATGAGTTGATAAAGCCCAATACAGACCTGACTGAGCTAAAGGAAATAGCCGTTGGGGTGGTAGCCTGGCAAAGTTATGATTTGGCTTTTCCACACCTCAAAATGAAAGTAGGGGATTTGGGTTTAATGAAAAGCTCACCACAAAATACCGTGGCCATTACCAAATGGGAGTACGTCGACTCAAGGGAAGCCAATTTGCAAGTGGTAGACAAATTACTGGAGGACTTTTTTGAGTTGTTGGAAATGGAAGCTCCGGAAGTTTGGAAAAGCTCTGAGGCCTATAAAACCCGAAACAGATTGTTTGTTAGGTCAGCGTCCGAGCTGGGCAAAAAGCTAACCTTGGTAGGCCGAAACAGTCGCTTCTTTGATGTACTTACCACTTATATAGAGCGTGCCGAAAACAACTATATAAAACCTTTGCTAACCAAAGAGGTTTTTAGGGATTTGAAACAAAAGTGGCAGGAGGCTGCAACTTTGACAGCTCAAGAAAGGGAATTAATACAGGGTATTCAGTGGGCTTTGGCGTATCTGGCCATGTACGAGGCTTATCCGTATTTGCCCCTTATTGTAGACATGAACGGGATGCGAGAGGCTCGTTATAAAGACGGCACTAGGGAAGAAGAAGCAGCCGACAGTAAAACGAAAAATGTACAACGTCAGGCATTGTGGAATGATGGCCAGAAGTTTTTGGGGGATATTCGTGAGTTTTTGGATGCTGAGTCATCGCCAACCGTATTTGCAGCGTATTATCAAAAAAATCAAACCAATAATCTTAGTGAGGAGCTGGACTTTAGCGGCAAGCCTCATGTTATTCTATAA